The genomic segment ttccccccaccctcctccttttccccccaccctcctcctcctccccccccacccctcctcctcctccccccccaccctccacctcctcccccccaccctcctcctcctccccccccaccctcctcctccttttcccccaccctcctcctttacccccccaccccctcctcctttacccccccgccccctcttcctttccaccccaccccactcttcctttccaccccacccactcttcctttcccccccacccctcctctttccccccacccttcctcctttcctcccaccccttcctcctttccccccaccccttcctcctttcccccccaccccctcctcctccccccccaccccctcctcccccccccacacccgtcctcctcccccccccacaccgtcctcctcccccccccacacccgtcctcctcccccccccacacccgtcctcctcccccccccacacccgtcctcctcccccccccaccccccgcgctcctcccccccccccacccccgtcctcctccccaccccgtcctcctcccccccccgtcctcctcccccccccgcccccgtcctccttcccccgtCCGCCTTCACCCCACCCCCGTCCGCCTTCACCCCACCCCCGTCCgcctcacccccacccccgtccGCCTTCACCCCACCACCCCGTCcgccttccccccaccccccgtcctccttttccccccccccacccccgtcctcctttctccccccacccccgtcctcctttctccccccacccccgtcctccttttccccccccccaagccccgtcctccttttcccccccccccacccccgtcctcctttcccccccccacccccgtcctccttccccccccccccccagccccgtcctccttctcccccccccccgcccccgtcctcctccccccccgccccccccgtcctcctcccccccccccgcccccgtcctcctcccccccgcccccgtcctcCCTTCCCCCGTCCGCC from the Stegostoma tigrinum isolate sSteTig4 unplaced genomic scaffold, sSteTig4.hap1 scaffold_133, whole genome shotgun sequence genome contains:
- the LOC132207717 gene encoding uncharacterized proline-rich protein-like, with product PPPLLLLPPHPPPPPPHPPPPPPPPPPPPPPPPPPP